A genome region from Streptomyces sp. S4.7 includes the following:
- a CDS encoding gas vesicle protein, with product MGTSSGMSPYGQQGSSANLADILERVLDKGIVIAGDIQINLLDIELLTIKLRLLVASVDKAKEMGIDWWEHDPSLSSRARPAGLVNGSQGDHGSRGVHGSSSDDGEAGPLALENAQLRAELAELRAAVEERGKR from the coding sequence ATGGGGACCTCCTCCGGGATGTCCCCATACGGCCAGCAAGGGTCATCCGCAAATCTCGCCGACATCCTTGAGCGTGTCCTGGACAAGGGCATCGTCATCGCGGGCGACATCCAGATCAATCTGCTCGACATCGAACTGCTCACCATCAAGCTGAGGCTGCTGGTCGCGTCCGTGGACAAGGCCAAGGAGATGGGCATCGACTGGTGGGAGCACGATCCCTCGCTCTCCTCCCGCGCCCGGCCGGCGGGGTTGGTGAACGGATCCCAGGGCGACCACGGCTCGCGCGGCGTTCACGGCTCGTCCTCCGATGACGGCGAGGCCGGTCCGCTGGCACTGGAGAACGCGCAACTGCGCGCCGAGCTGGCCGAGTTGCGCGCCGCGGTGGAAGAGAGGGGGAAGCGGTGA
- a CDS encoding gas vesicle protein GvpG, whose product MGLITQILTLPLAPVRGSVWVLDQVVLAAEREYYDPDPVRKELADLEKELLSGAVSEEEFDRREDELLDRLDEIEAHRRRLRANP is encoded by the coding sequence ATGGGCCTCATCACGCAGATTCTCACTCTGCCGCTCGCACCCGTGCGAGGTTCCGTCTGGGTTCTCGATCAGGTGGTGCTCGCGGCGGAACGCGAGTACTACGACCCCGATCCCGTGCGCAAGGAATTGGCCGATCTGGAGAAGGAGCTGCTGAGCGGCGCTGTCAGCGAAGAGGAATTCGACCGGCGCGAGGACGAACTGCTGGACAGGCTCGATGAGATCGAGGCACACCGGCGCCGTCTGAGGGCCAATCCCTGA
- a CDS encoding GvpL/GvpF family gas vesicle protein: MNSTDVRAVAPPMSYVYAVGRAGESLDSALSGRTGAHGGALRTVRAGDLVALVSSVPHDAFGTEGLRAQMEDIKQLEVLARAHHCVVEAAYESATVLPMRLATVYLDDARVTEMLVERAVEFGDLLSRLEGHVELGVKVYADPREAAAVSEAARTATGPGDAAVTSPGRAYLRQRREQRRNHRDAYQAAGAVAAEVPVRVGATVRARLAHRPQQGDLAPGAGENIANEAYLVEASRVAEFHAALAGLADGVPGVRVEITGPWAPYSFATPPAEGTGARSGGEDGGRR, translated from the coding sequence GTGAACAGCACCGACGTACGCGCCGTGGCCCCGCCGATGAGTTACGTCTACGCGGTCGGCCGCGCCGGTGAGTCGCTGGACTCCGCTCTGTCCGGCCGCACCGGGGCGCACGGCGGCGCGCTGCGGACCGTGCGCGCCGGAGACCTCGTGGCCCTGGTGTCGTCGGTGCCTCATGACGCGTTCGGTACGGAAGGTCTCCGGGCGCAGATGGAGGACATCAAGCAGCTCGAAGTGCTGGCCCGTGCGCACCATTGTGTGGTCGAGGCCGCCTACGAGAGCGCGACCGTGCTGCCCATGAGGCTGGCCACGGTGTATCTGGACGATGCCCGGGTGACCGAGATGCTGGTCGAACGGGCCGTGGAATTCGGTGACTTGCTCTCCCGGCTCGAAGGCCATGTCGAACTGGGCGTCAAGGTCTACGCCGACCCGCGAGAGGCCGCCGCGGTGAGCGAGGCGGCCCGGACGGCCACGGGGCCGGGCGACGCCGCGGTGACCAGCCCCGGGCGCGCGTATTTGCGGCAGCGCCGCGAACAGCGCCGTAACCACCGCGACGCCTACCAGGCGGCCGGGGCGGTCGCCGCCGAGGTGCCCGTCCGGGTGGGTGCGACCGTCCGCGCCCGGCTGGCACACCGGCCCCAGCAGGGGGACCTCGCGCCGGGAGCGGGCGAGAACATCGCCAACGAGGCGTATCTGGTGGAGGCGTCCCGCGTGGCCGAGTTCCACGCGGCGCTCGCGGGGCTCGCCGACGGCGTTCCCGGCGTACGCGTCGAGATCACCGGTCCGTGGGCGCCGTACTCCTTCGCGACACCGCCGGCCGAGGGCACCGGGGCCCGCAGCGGCGGCGAGGACGGCGGGCGACGGTGA
- a CDS encoding GvpL/GvpF family gas vesicle protein encodes MPTYIYAITAADHPLRLDGLNGVGDPPSALRTVKTKALGAVVSDTPPDLRAKRRDLVAHQSVLERLMTDGAALPMRFGLVGPDDDQVRTALEEERDSYTTRLTELDGRLEYNLKVSREEQSVLREILAESAEVRRLSEYTRQNPAAQDEKVALGELVSREIQVRHEALAGELLSALAPSAERDSRADPTKAHFLNVSFLVKRDEAAAFSQAVHEEAERRGDDYEFTLNGPLPPYSFV; translated from the coding sequence ATGCCCACGTACATCTACGCCATCACCGCGGCCGACCATCCGCTGCGGCTCGACGGCCTCAACGGTGTCGGCGACCCGCCGTCCGCCCTGCGGACCGTGAAAACCAAGGCCCTCGGCGCCGTCGTCAGTGACACACCGCCGGACCTGCGTGCCAAGCGCCGTGATCTCGTCGCGCACCAGAGCGTGCTGGAACGGCTGATGACCGACGGCGCCGCGCTGCCGATGCGGTTCGGCCTCGTCGGCCCCGACGACGACCAGGTGCGCACCGCGCTGGAGGAGGAACGGGACAGCTACACCACCCGCCTCACCGAACTCGACGGGCGCCTGGAGTACAACCTGAAGGTGTCGCGGGAGGAGCAGAGCGTGCTGCGTGAGATTCTCGCCGAATCCGCCGAGGTACGCCGGCTGAGTGAGTACACGCGGCAGAATCCCGCCGCGCAGGACGAGAAGGTGGCACTCGGCGAACTCGTTTCCCGCGAGATCCAGGTCCGTCATGAGGCGCTGGCGGGCGAACTGCTCAGCGCACTGGCTCCGTCGGCGGAACGTGACTCCCGGGCCGATCCCACCAAGGCGCATTTCCTGAATGTGTCCTTCCTGGTGAAGCGTGACGAGGCCGCCGCTTTCTCGCAGGCCGTTCACGAGGAGGCGGAACGCCGGGGTGACGACTACGAGTTCACCCTGAACGGACCGCTGCCCCCTTACAGCTTCGTCTGA
- a CDS encoding SRPBCC family protein encodes MADSTLTRFKDDVAKNPATDRLKEELQNYLKARATHAVTNLGQRLGEGVGKLADPKNGPGGAVKSLAKGGQALGEGKSPAQAAMAAGTSHLKDTIKDKAKGLFGKGRKGGGGKSKSVTITEDIDVGVPVREAYDQWTQFQEFSTFAKGVVSVEKADDTSSNWKVKVAKSTRSWKANVTEQVPDERITWTTEGAKGTVKGVVTFHAITDNLTRVLLVLEYFPKGLFEKTGNIWRAQGRRARLDLKLYRKFIMMRGEATDGWRGEIRDGEVVLEHDDAVAEEEAREQEESEDAPEAEADEEYTDEEELPEEEQEERAEYDDEDEVADEEDAPADEARAEGNAPEEEAPAEAEYEDLDEDELVDDEEEEEPAPRSRRRTASASR; translated from the coding sequence ATGGCTGACTCGACCCTCACCAGGTTCAAGGACGACGTGGCGAAGAATCCGGCCACCGACCGGCTGAAGGAAGAACTCCAGAACTACCTCAAGGCGCGCGCCACGCACGCCGTCACCAACCTCGGGCAGCGGCTCGGCGAAGGTGTCGGCAAGCTGGCCGACCCCAAGAACGGTCCCGGCGGGGCGGTGAAGTCCCTGGCCAAGGGCGGCCAGGCGCTCGGCGAGGGCAAGTCCCCCGCGCAGGCGGCCATGGCCGCCGGTACCTCCCACCTGAAGGACACCATCAAGGACAAGGCCAAGGGTTTGTTCGGCAAGGGGCGCAAGGGCGGCGGCGGCAAGTCGAAGAGCGTCACCATCACCGAGGACATCGACGTCGGTGTGCCGGTGCGTGAGGCGTACGACCAGTGGACGCAGTTCCAGGAGTTCAGCACCTTCGCCAAGGGTGTCGTGAGCGTCGAGAAGGCCGACGACACCAGCAGCAACTGGAAGGTGAAGGTCGCCAAGTCCACCCGCAGCTGGAAGGCGAACGTCACCGAGCAGGTGCCGGACGAGCGCATCACCTGGACCACCGAGGGCGCCAAGGGCACGGTCAAGGGCGTGGTGACCTTCCACGCCATCACCGACAACCTGACGCGGGTGCTGCTGGTTCTCGAGTACTTCCCCAAGGGGCTGTTCGAGAAGACCGGCAACATCTGGCGTGCCCAGGGCCGCAGGGCCCGTCTCGACCTCAAGCTCTACCGCAAGTTCATCATGATGCGCGGCGAGGCCACCGACGGCTGGCGCGGTGAGATCCGCGACGGGGAGGTCGTGCTGGAGCACGACGACGCCGTCGCGGAGGAGGAGGCCCGCGAGCAGGAGGAGAGCGAGGACGCTCCGGAGGCCGAGGCCGACGAGGAGTACACGGACGAGGAGGAGCTCCCCGAGGAGGAGCAGGAGGAGCGGGCCGAGTACGACGACGAGGACGAGGTCGCCGACGAGGAGGACGCTCCCGCCGACGAGGCTCGCGCCGAAGGAAACGCTCCCGAGGAGGAGGCTCCCGCCGAGGCCGAGTACGAGGACCTCGACGAGGACGAACTCGTGGACGACGAAGAGGAAGAGGAGCCGGCCCCGCGTTCCCGGCGCCGTACCGCCTCGGCGAGTCGCTGA
- a CDS encoding gas vesicle structural protein GvpA: protein MSLVQQSNATNSGGSGSGNLYDVLELILDRGLVIDAFVRVSIVGIEILKIDVRVVVASVDTYLRFAEACNRLDLESGRKAPTQLTDIVGDSVESGAKGKSKGALTGAVEAFTDSFQSGRSDSDSRSGSGSDDDEDKEKEKRPARKTASSSGSRRTTQRREE from the coding sequence ATGAGTCTCGTGCAGCAGAGCAACGCCACCAACTCCGGTGGCAGCGGATCCGGAAACCTCTACGACGTTCTTGAGCTGATTCTCGACAGGGGGCTCGTCATCGACGCCTTCGTTCGTGTCTCGATCGTCGGCATCGAGATCCTCAAGATCGACGTTCGCGTCGTCGTCGCCAGTGTCGACACGTATCTGCGATTCGCGGAGGCGTGCAACCGACTGGACCTCGAATCGGGCCGCAAGGCACCGACACAGCTCACCGACATCGTCGGTGACTCGGTCGAGAGCGGAGCCAAGGGCAAGTCGAAAGGAGCGCTGACGGGAGCGGTGGAAGCCTTCACCGACTCGTTCCAGAGCGGCCGTTCCGACTCCGACTCGCGCTCCGGCTCCGGCTCCGACGACGACGAAGACAAGGAGAAGGAGAAGCGGCCGGCGCGCAAGACCGCTTCGTCCAGCGGCAGCCGCCGCACCACCCAGCGCCGGGAGGAGTGA
- a CDS encoding gas vesicle protein, whose amino-acid sequence MATTESKDGEEKQERIDISTAMRKAAGQLAELLRCEPSSVSALKATDEGWTADVEVVEIEKIPDTTSVMASYRVSLDGQGQLVGYERIRRYSRGQVDR is encoded by the coding sequence ATGGCTACGACGGAAAGCAAGGACGGCGAAGAGAAGCAGGAGCGTATCGACATCTCGACGGCGATGCGAAAGGCCGCCGGACAACTCGCCGAACTGCTCCGCTGCGAGCCCAGTTCCGTGTCCGCTCTCAAGGCCACGGACGAGGGGTGGACAGCTGACGTGGAAGTCGTCGAGATCGAGAAGATCCCCGACACCACCAGCGTCATGGCCTCCTATCGCGTCTCACTCGACGGTCAGGGCCAACTCGTGGGCTACGAACGAATTCGCCGGTATTCACGGGGCCAGGTCGACCGTTGA